TGAGGTGCTCACCATCGCCGAGGGCGAAGACCGGCGCCCGGGCCTGTACATCGAAACCAAATCCGCGCACCGCTATCCTGAGATCGAGCGGCAATTGATCGAGACGCTTGCCGCGCAGGGGTGGATCGATCGGGCGGCCGCCGGTCCGCAATCGCGCGTGATCCTCCAGTCGTTCGAGCTCGACAGCCTCGCCCGGTTGCAAGCTCTGGCGCCTCAGGTGCCCAGGGTCTTCCTGATCGACGAAACGCTGATCGCCCGCGAAGGATGGGACTTGCTGTTCAAGAAGGCGAGGGCGGCGGCGTCCGGGATCGGGACCTGGGGCCTTCGTCATGCGCTCAGCCCGCGCTGGGATCGGGGCGCAGCACCGGTGCGCTACCTCACGACCTGGCCCTGGTACACGGGCCAAGCCCACCGAGCCGGCCTCTTAGTCCATTCCTGGACCGTCAACGACCGGTGGGAACTGTTGGCGCTCCATCTGTTCGGCGTGGACGGGTTCTTTACCGATCGTCCCGACCTGGCGCTGGCCGTGTGTCATCGCAGCCCGGCGCCGGAACCGGATCGGCTCTGGGAGAAAATCGGCTACTGATCAGGAAAAAAATAGACGTTTAAACCCCTCGTCGCTCGCCTCGTGCCTCTCGCCCAATCACTATTTTCCTGCCCTATGTT
Above is a window of Nitrospirota bacterium DNA encoding:
- a CDS encoding glycerophosphodiester phosphodiesterase family protein, translating into MKLWLTIALGALALAGVSLALGAALSAPSRGKRLAQALRIPHPAVIAHRGASFYAPEGTRPAYLLAREMGADYLELDLQRSRDGVLVVFHDDDLSRTTNVAEIFPGREQAPVGSFTFEELQRLDAGSWFNRRFPKRARPAFGGLRILRLDEVLTIAEGEDRRPGLYIETKSAHRYPEIERQLIETLAAQGWIDRAAAGPQSRVILQSFELDSLARLQALAPQVPRVFLIDETLIAREGWDLLFKKARAAASGIGTWGLRHALSPRWDRGAAPVRYLTTWPWYTGQAHRAGLLVHSWTVNDRWELLALHLFGVDGFFTDRPDLALAVCHRSPAPEPDRLWEKIGY